Proteins co-encoded in one Setaria viridis chromosome 9, Setaria_viridis_v4.0, whole genome shotgun sequence genomic window:
- the LOC117837604 gene encoding uncharacterized protein: MGDYGHGGGQVRGNPDSRPRGQGQRPNVQQLKLMGQIHPTGLTPNLLKLFEPRPPLEYKPPLEKRKLPAYTGMAHFVSHFAEPGDPEYAPPVPKCETRAEKKARIRDNKLEQGAAKVAEELQKYDPQSDPNATGDPYKTLFVARLNYETSENKIKREFEAYGPIKRVRLVTEKDTSKPRGYAFIEYMHTRDMKNAYKQADGRKVDNKRVLVDVERGRTVPNWRPRRLGGGLGSSRMGGAETDKKDSAREQQQGGRPRSEEPRRDDRRADRDREKSRERVRERDRDERARERSHDRTRDRDSREEKHHHRDRERTRDRERGKDREREHGRDRDRRDRDRDRDRGRDYERETDRARSHDRHRERGRDRGERDYERTSHERDRGHRHERDADYGNGGPKHDKNLSSYGQDYGYGQYEQHKGHEAYGYGQDGRGHETEHSKRHDQEYYRVDSYSKMETNYQVQPNNAEPEGPEEGEAYEEGDYQYHRAGEHMNDA; the protein is encoded by the exons ATGGGCGACTACGGCCACGGCGGGGGCCAGGTGCGGGGCAACCCGGACTCCCGGCCCAGGGGCCAGGGGCAGCGCcccaacgtccagcagctcaaGCTC ATGGGGCAGATCCACCCGACGGGGCTCACGCCCAACCTGCTTAAGCTCTTtgagccgcggccgccgctcgAGTACAAGCCCCCGCTCGAGAAGCGCAAATTGCCGGCCTACACAG GGATGGCACACTTTGTGTCGCACTTTGCTGAGCCCGGGGATCCGGAATATGCTCCGCCCGTGCCCAAGTGTGAGACAAGG GCTGAAAAGAAGGCTAGGATTCGTGATAATAAGCTCGAGCAAGGTGCAGCTAAGGTTGCTGAAGAGCTTCAGAAGT ATGACCCACAAAGTGACCCCAATGCCACTGGTGACCCATACAAAACGCTCTTTGTTGCAAGACTT AATTATGAGACGTCTGAGAACAAGATCAAACGGGAGTTTGAAGCTTATGGGCCTATTAAAAGG GTTCGGCTTGTAACTGAGAAGGATACAAGTAAACCTAGAGGATATGCTTTCATAGAGTACATGCACACACGGGACATGAAAA ATGCCTACAAGCAGGCAGATGGGAGAAAAGTGGACAATAAAAGGGTATTAGTTGATGTTGAGCGTGGCAGAACTGTTCCGAATTGGCGTCCCAGGAGATTGGGTGGTGGACTGGGATCAAGCAGGATGGGTGGTGCAGAGACTGATAAAAAGGATTCTGCTAG ggagcagcagcagggtgGGCGTCCCAGATCAGAAGAGCCTAGGAGGGATGATCGACGTGCTGATAG GGATCGGGAGAAGTCCCGTGAAAGGGTACGGGAAAGAGACCGTGATGAAAGAGCCCGTGAGCGTTCACATGACCGGACTCGTGATCGTGATTCACGAGAAGAGAAGCATCACCATAGAGACCGTGAGAGGACTAGGGACAGGGAGAGAGGAAAGGACCGGGAAAGAGAGCATGGTCGTGATCGTGATCGTCGTGACAGAGACAGGGACAGGGATCGCGGCCGTGACTATGAAAGAGAAACGGACCGGGCTCGCTCTCATGATCGCCATCGTGAGAGGGGCAGGGATCGTGGTGAAAGAGATTATGAGCGCACCAGTCACGAACGTGACCGTGGCCACAGGCATGAGAGGGATGCGGACTATGGCAATGGTGGGCCAAAGCATGACAAAAATCTGTCCAGTTACGGGCAGGATTATGGCTATGGTCAGTATGAGCAACACAAAGGTCATGAGGCATATGGTTATGGTCAAGATGGACGTGGGCATGAAACTGAGCACTCGAAGCGGCATGATCAGGAGTATTATCGTGTTGATTCGTACAGTAAAATGGAAACCAATTATCAGGTGCAGCCTAACAATGCTGAACCTGAAGGGCCTGAGGAAGGAGAGGCATATGAGGAAGGCGACTACCAATATCACCGAGCAGGTGAACACATGAATGATGCTTGA